Within the Scleropages formosus chromosome 8, fSclFor1.1, whole genome shotgun sequence genome, the region AGATAGACTTTCAGCGACTGATATGTTTGGAATTTAAAGTTGTGTTTTGATACAAACATCGTTTAATTGGTCACCTGTGATATGCGGGTCTGCAATGTAGAGGCATACATTTGACAAGGAGCACAGTAACAAAGGGCAGGGACACTAACCACGTGAAGGGTTACCGTAAGTGTGTTCAGTGATGTGTGTGACAGCACTGGCAATGGTACCACAAGTGTCCATGGCAGCGGCAAGCTGATGGCAACAAGACCTTGCTCTCTTTCAAAGTTTCATTCCACTATTGGCAGGAAACCGCTCCAGCGGAAGTATCACCGAACCAATAGCGAAAATGCGgcattttcatttagcagacactggaCTCAAAAACGACGTACAGTGATTACTACAATAGTGGTTTGCTGACACCATCATCCAAGATGACTTGCAATGCTTGATGCACTGAACTGAACATCCTACAATCACTGACCCATCTCTACAGCACAGcgtaacacagacacacacacacactattttaGATGTAGATTATTCAGAATTAAAAGTTCACCCGCAACACATCTTTGAACAGTGAGAGGAAAGAAACACCAACATAGGAAGAAAGAGCAAACCCCATGCACaatgagcagggatcaaagacaccagtgctacctgctgcaccaccatgccataCCCACCAGCTAACTAAAAACGACAAGTTTTCCTTGGCTTGAGCGAGCCATGCAATAACTTTTCATGTAGGATGTTTATtaggatgggggtgcggtggcgcagtgggttggaccgggtcctgcttgctggtgggtcggggattcgagtcccgcttggggtgccttgtgacggactggtgtcctgtcctgggtgcgtccactccccctccagccttacgccccgtgttgccaggttaggctcccgctccccgtgaccccatatgggacaagcggttcagacaatgccAGTGTGTTTATTaggattttttgtttattatgatCATATTATAACACGCTATTGGATTGTCTGCAAATACCGGAGGCACCGAGAagcacagcaaattccttgtgtgcgtcagcacacctgaccaataaaactcattctgtttattttcacacatttcatctAACATTGTATCTATGTTCAAAATATAGTCACTGCCATGTTTGGTACACTCCTACATGCCTACAGTCAATGGCCTGCAGAAACTTACCTTATTATTTTATCCATTCAGTCCTGGAACTTCAAAATTCCAGAAATCTTACGTGCTGAATAAAATATAGCAGTTAAACTAAAATAGGAATTTAAAACTTGTAAAACTCCTGTGAAGCCATTAGTTCAGTGTGTGAATATTatgtgtgaaatttgtttttgtttgtgatttgtttttcagGAACCAAAAAAGGATAATGATGTGCGTTATAAATTTAAGCCTAGACAGATATTAGAAATGGCAGctaatgcaatataaaaaaaaagctatgctagaattattttcttaatattggaaatatacacacacacaaatgtaaaaacGAATCTCTAaggtgtgtatatgtgtatgtatatattaacaCACCTTAGTGGTTCATTTTTGTATCTTAAAAATCAGAATCTCACCTGACGGTTGCCTCTAGCAGTGACAAATGAGATCATTATTAGCAGTGAGTTCTGTTGCAAATTACTTTTCACACCATGTTTCCCCTTTAATGAGTTCTTTCCCAAGGCTTGAGGGGGCAAGAAGAGATTAAGGGTGGAATGTGAGCTTGTTTGACACCAATAACTTGATGGAATAACAAAACACTAGTCTGCAGTTTGCTTGGCGAGTCTCCTCATGTTTCATAGCTGGTTTACAAGTAAGTAGCAGACACGTGCTGAGAAGTCGGTGAAATTAGAGTCCCCTTGCCAAGTcaattaagtatttttttcccaccacATGTACAGTATGGCAGTTTGTTGCCAGGCAAGTTCAACCTGTTGTTAGTAATCCTATGATGCAGAAATGCCCAGAGGCCCCGTGACAAAAAGGAGTgcactgaatttttaaaatacacttctGACATGATGCCCACAAAGCAAAAACACCTGCTCTTACAACTCCAACCACCCAAAGAAACAGTCAGCTCAGTAAAATTGTGTGGATACCAgctttcctttatttttatacCTTCCTACGGTGAAGAACTTCTTAGATTCTTTAGTAATTTACCTGATGGATGATTAAGCAGTTACATATTAGCGAAGACCGCATTTATtatgaagtaaataaatagagccacgaataaaatacacaactcTTTTGCCGCTCAGATCAGTTAACCGTCAGTGACAAAAAGCTCACATTCCACCATTAATCTCTTTTTCTTCCAAATATCTTgagctgtgtgatttttaagatAGTAGTTATTGAGCTGAAGATAACTCCACACATTTCTTCCTTCTCATTATTTTCCAGTCATTGTAGAGTTGATCTGAGACACGTGGCAGCGTCATGAACAATGGAAACAATGGAGCTGATTTGCAGTCCAAGCACCACACCTGACACCCAACTTGTTGGAGAGATACAACATACTTGACATCTGTCTCATGTTTGGGTACTTTATATGTGAGGCAGATGCCTCTAATACACTATTGAGTTCAAAAGTGCTTCATCCATATTTCCCGAGCTTCACCTGATTGCCATGAGCGCGTGACACTGATCTGACACGGGCCGCTTGTCCGACACACGTCTGTTTAAGTGCTCAGGCACGAAATCCACTGGGAACCAGTGATCCAGTGCTTTCTGTCACTTCTGTTTTACTCACTAAGTGTTATCTTTCAAAGCACttcttttgttattgttttgctcAAGTTACTGAATATCATAAGGTAGGATACTTTGTAACAATGAAAACCCAATTTAGCATATGCTTCAGGGACGCGTATCATTTAGCCTGTGCTCATTATTTCctttattacacatttaaatattgcatGTGTCAGTCATACTGCAACATATTGCCCTCAATTGGAATTAAAATAGTAACTGATGTTTTCCCTTGCCATAAAGTTattcatataaaataaacaaatttgacatctaactttttttgtaagtttatcactttttttcctcatgatgAAAAATACCATATTTAGGGCCATGCTGTGAACTTTATGAACAACTTGATATCAAGTTCATCTGTGAATGTTTTAGTATTCCCTATCATTTTAATCTTGTCCATTTAGCACTTTATTGCATAGACACGGTGTAAGCtagaaaacagatttaatgcaaaaaaatctccAGATATTGTAAATAATTGCCAGAACTGAAATGCGCTGTTTGCACAAGTATTTATATTCTACTCTTGTTCCTTGTTGAGAATAGCTATTTACCTTTGTCTTGACAAAAGTGCCCACATTTACACTGTGGGGCTCCTTTGTCAGGCAGTGAATCTGAAGGCAGGATAATGAAGACAAGAGAACATCCCACAAAAGGCAGAAGAGGAAAAGGGTGCAAGACAATATCTAAATGCATGGAGACTCTAGTGAGCAAAAAATGAAAGGTACATCAAACCACCCAAACAGCACCTGGGAAGGTCACCCCTCAAAACTTTGCTCCAAACAAGAccatgtgaaaaagaaactaCTCAAAGGCTGAAAAGCACTGATGCAGCTGTAGGGTTCAGTGTAAGAGAGTGGAGTAAAGGTGCAAGAGGCCACAATGTTAAGAagtctgcaaaaaataaagaaccatgtgctgtgggttcaaatccagctcagcctatGTGGAGCTTGCGTGTTCTCCTGGTAGAGTTTCATCCTCATACGTCATtttccttccaagcacattacAGATCAACTGATGACTAAACTAcctatttctgtgtgtgtgtgtctgcctgtctCATTGatcagctgtataagtgggtaaattatTCTCAACAGCAATGCAGGGTATctagcagctggtagcatagtagttagagctgctacttttagacccaaaggtcacaggttcaaatccccctccagctctagtatccttgagtgaggtacttaccctaaactgctccagtaaaagtacccagctgctGAAATGGATAAACGATTGTAAGCAGCATTAGAGGACAGCgttagctgaatgaataaatgtaaatcagcttGGACAAAAGGAACAGCCGAACACGACTTGGTAAACATTACTACTGAGAAACAAGGTAAATGCCCTGGAAAAGCCTAGAGTCTTGTCCTTAACTCCACTGAAAATCTGTCATACTTTGAAAAGTACAGCCCAGGGGTGTTTGCAAGGAGACTCGGCAAACATTTATCCTACCCAGTGGACTCAGCTAGTACACAAGAATGGCAATAGATTCAAAGTTTCATTGCGAGGGAAAAAGGCGGGGAATCAATATTTATGCAAACAgcatatttccattttaacCTTTGTTTATGATATCAACAGAGACAAAAATAATATactgttaaatattttctgtcTGAGCTAGTAACGCTTCAATAAAACactaactggaaaaaaatgtggccGTATCATGTTGTAAGCACTGTgcagcattaaaaatgtttgcactgTACATCTTGGAGGATCATTATATGACAGGTGGGTTGCGCACAACtataaatgacaaaagaaagagaaaatttatacatatatacagtgtgtgtgtgtatatatataattgtatcaaaaaagaagaaaacagcaaatgaaaataattactgaaatctAACACATGCAATTCATGGTTTGGAGTCTACTTTCATTGCTAGTGATTAATGCTCAACACATCTAGTAGCCACTTACATCTGTACTACTGAGCTCGACACACACTTTGTTTagtaaaagtaattaaatcacTCTATCGATGTGCTGGGCCAGAAAAAAGGGTCCAAATTACTATAAATGCTTTGTGTTTCCAAAGGCAGCTAAATGACTTGAGAAAGAAGCAGTTAAATCAGTAAAAAGAATATCCTCTCTCTCGACTCCAAAGGGTCCACACGAACATcttggtgaaaaaaaatgtcctcaaCTTAACTACTGTAGGAAAAACTCAAAGTTTTGCTCATTTGCCTCCCAGTGACCTGGTCTAACAGGGCTTTTTGTAAAGGTCCAAGTGACCTTCCTCAAATCtagcaaaaacaaaatgattcCTTACTGACCTTTCTTTTAAGGCTGCTATTCTCAGACTTAGTCTGGAGGTctactatactgtatatgctggTTTTGTTCTGGCCAAGACAACATATCTGAACAACCAATTAAATTAATGTCACCATTTAAATAAGTGCAAAATTAGgtacagaaaaatgtatgtatggagTGAAAACTTATGAgttttgattaaatttaaaaacagatataGCCCATATAACGTATAACTACCAAggctaaaatatattaaaatatcaagtataaaacagaaataaaactggaaagCATCAACACAAAACTCAAACTTTTAGAAACCTTAAAACATGTAGCACCACAACTTGCTCCTATCAGATACACTCAAAAAACTGCTCTCTTCCCagtctttatttaaaatagccTTTAACTGGTTTAACTGGTTGCACCTATGGCTTGATTTCATCAGAATCTTTTCCAAGGTGTGACTGCCATTCTTCatgtcaaaatattaaaacacactgACGTTTTGGAGGTTGGAATTAAACACATTATGAAGTGTAGCCTCCACCCAGCTTTTACTGGTCTAGGCTTCCCATGTCTGTCAGGGTGTCTCACCAGCTGCTTTATCCAACACACCTCCAAGTGCAGATGAGCTGACAGTTTACCATCTTTCAGTACCCTACCAGAACATAAGGCCCCAGGATGAGTAACAAAATTAACATTGACCTTCAGGCTAAGGCGATATGGTACCAGGTACACATAAGAGTTCATTTAAATTTGAACATGATGTTTGTTATGGTTAATCCATGATCACTCAAGTTCAGATCACGTGAGCACTCAAGTCTCTCTGTCATCCTAGTCATTTAGGTGCACCTCTCAAACCTTGCATTAATCATTTCCAGGAAAGCTTTGCACAGTATGCAAGTACTCAGAGCATCAGTAAACCCAATTTCCTGCCTTCCatagaatttattttcatagttGCTAGTATATCCCATCACCTTCGACTAATTTGGCAAGTGTGACCATACCAGAAGCAAAAGGGTTCAGAAAACTCACAACCTTCCTCTAAAGCAAGACTGCGAGTTAGTCTACAAATAACACccatttacaatttatttttaaaaaaaaaaaaaacccagaaagtAGGCATATATTCCGGAAAATCCTTAATGACGGAGAAATTAcaaaattttacagtatatactactAATTACATTGCAGTGACTGGGGGGGATACAATTTTTACAAGTTGCAAAAGTCATAAAATCCAAAAATGGTAGGATTGAACCAGACCATACTTACTGATTACACTGGTGAGCAGAACTGTACCTTCTGAATGGTATCATGTGCAAACAGTGCACTTGCAAGTGAACAAAGCACACTTACCTGGACTAAGTTTTAAAGGTCAGCTTGCTGGCTCTCAGACCGAACTACATACACTTGAGATGGTTTAGGAGTTCTTGCTTTACAACAGCACACTTACATTCAAGTGCAATTTGTATCCCTTAGTCGATTGCATGCTCActacaaaatgtttgttttctgtataaaaaaaaaaaaaaaacctcattacCATGACTACTAAGCTGTTCgctccatgtttttttttttttatacttcatCATACTCTCTGCTTCTGTTCAAGTGTTCCCTGACAACTTACGGCACTTACTACAAACCACTGGTTTTTTTGCGGTGCATCTCTGTCTAAAATAGCAGAAGACCTTGGACTTAGGGATGAATGCAGTAACTGAAGGCAAGTGCCTATAGGAGGTTCAGAGAAGTTAAAATTGTTACACCTACCTTCAGTTTATACATTTCCAGGACGCTTGGCTGGCTAACAGGTTCCAACTTCATATTATCTGGTGAAAGAGAGGCACTATATTCAGGAGTTATGTTATATTACTAATCTGGTACTTGATGTGAGAGAGGCCACTTGCAGCCAGACTCAGGTACCATAAGTACAGTTGCATTAAAAATTTCAGAGAGTCCAGGGAATCATATCTCACATGACAAAAATGCAAACCAGGCAATGAATCTAATAATAAACTCAACAACAAAGACAATCAGGTATTATGGCTATTAAAACAACAGTGAAAAAGAttcaagagcaaaaaaaaaaaaaaaaaaaacacaattttcactttaatcaGGAGCCTACTAACAACAAGAAATTATACTGTAGGTTCAATATAATTCAGAATTAAAACTAGATTATTGTGCATCAGAAAAcagatattaaatgaaacatgCAATTTATGTTGTGCTGTAAGGTTTACGAGGTTAAAACTACTCAAAAATCATTCACACTCGAAGAAGTAGAGATATTTAGTTTATTGTACAGAGCAGGTATAGTCTTGTTCAATATTCCTTAGGTTTTCCTAATTTGATAATGaggaaatataaaaacattaacatgtgcagtgttttttaatcaatattttCTGTTAAGAAAACTGATACTGATACAAAGAGCCTtgtcaaaacaaaaatctaGTTTTAAAATTCTAAAGATTTCTAAGATTTCTATTCAGGTGTTCTGAAAGTCATTTGGAAccttatttaaatttaagatTCTGACTGGATTAATCTTTTTTCTATTTGGGAAATTTTCCTGCTTTCTTCTTCGGCTCATAAGGCTTCCGTAAAATACTGGGCGTTTCTTCCATGACTCGGACGAGCAGGTCATCGATGTAGTCCTCTAGCTCTCGGATGTGAGCATCTTTCTTCTTTACCATTTCTTTCTGCTTAATCAACTCCTGAACCACCTCAGGAAAGGACATGCTGTTGTATGAGGCCAAACAAACTTGTTTTGCATCCTAGAGGAGATAAACATGTAATCATGTCATGCCTTTTTCCACACAATTTATGCAATTTAAAACACTGGTAAAACTACATTCACTCAAGGTGGATACCTGAAATCAGTTTTACAACCATTttagaagaaaaggaaaaaaaaaaaatcaattaaaagaaaaaatgttcagttaagCATATTAATTCCACTGATCTCAAATTTGAACTAACAAAAAAACCATACTACCTGAATAAATGCCCATTTTAGACATTTCAAATCAGCTTGTttatatgcgtgtgtgtatataaaaatgtgaaacagtgTTTATGATCTCATGCAATTCTTTCCAGTCAGTTGCAATTAAGATTAGTACAACTGTTACCTCCAAGAGTTCAGTAAAATCATTTTTTCTTACAAAGTGAAAGAAACAACTTGTTCTCCTTATTCCTGGATCCAAGGACCTTTATTTACTATTCAAGACAGGATCTTGGTGCAATGTTCCCCCAAAATAATATATGCAAAGGTCATAATTACAACCGAAATTCCAAAatagttgggacagtatggaaaatgctaataaaaacagaagggagtgatttgtaaatttaccttCACTTGTATTCAGACAAAAACAGTATATAGACAAGATATTTGATGTTTTACCTCAACTACactgttttttgaagatacatgtttattctgaaattgatacCTGCAACATGTTGCAAAAAAGATTGGGGCAGGGGTAGTTAAGACTAATACCAATGAAATGCAAtgattgtaatgtaaatgtaataattttaatcaTATCTACAGCCTGCAGTTTTATGTAGGCAGATCACTAGTACAGCAGTTGACTTTGGTCTGAAGACTACCCTGTAGGTGTAGGTTAACATTCAAAGTTACTAagctttaaaatgcaaacacttgcaaattctttaaaattgcATTGAGAACAGGAAGCCCAGTTAAAGAAATGAGATAAATCATGTCAGTCTTTAAAGACTTTAGCACAGGTTTCTGTTAAAGGCATGATATCTTTAGTACTGAAGAATAACTTTTCAGCTCAAATATTTTCATtcctgctttattatttatttatacacacaccttTAAGCAAGGAATGCAGCTGCATAATAAAAAAGTGGCAAAGTGGTGATTTTTGTGGCCATTTTTCATAATCAACgtgtttgcaataaaaaaagactGGAACAAGGGGGGATGTAAGGTTAACACTCGAGTTGTCTCATTACTGCTCTAATGAGCAACTTTCCTTTGCTAGTATTAGACGAGCTACTTGTACATCTCTTGTCCACCCTTCAGCGCTTAATTAGGGCCAGAAAGCGACAGGGCTGCCATTGGAATCAGCGACGCTCCATTTGGAGCGCGCGAACAGACGTCAGCCCAGATACACAGAAGagccacaaacacactttcCAGGACTAAATGCTAGTTCAAGGGCAAGTGTTGACAAGAGGCAAAATATCATTATCATTTGTATTACTTAAATAATCATTCCGCTATACTGCTCACATTGTAGATAATTGCTATTCCTGCGCGATTATCTTAAGTTgaactgaaatgagaaaaaatatctttaacataacttttttccattaaattaatGTGGATTTTCTAGTTAATGaagacatgcttttttttttttttttttttttttaaactttttaaactctTAGGTAAAGCAATTTACACATATTTCATAGCCTTGCACCAAttaccatacacacacacacacacatatatatatatatgtgtgtgtgtaaaaatgtaataaattctgTAACCTGAAAGGACAATACTAAACTTCACAGtctaaattatgaataaataaaaacgataGCCATTGTTAACTGTTAATTAGATAAATGGCACACTTATAACAGAATATCAAATATGACATGATTGTAGAGTTTTCATCGATTGTGGTGTCTAGCTAGACCAAAGAATGCCCAATTAAAAGTTTGcggtgtttaaaaaaagcatttctttttaagctctttaaaatacaagaaaatgtcTAAACATCCATTTCACATTATCTGTCCAAACAGACTGCTAATTAGTGATGGAGATCACAATAAAAGATGTGCTCTTTAAGAAAGTTATTTAATGAACCATGGCATTTCTTCTCAAATTTGAGTCACACATTTAAGTGCCACTTTGTTGTTACTTATTGACAAAACTGTAGTAAAGGtgttaaaaaactgttttttttttgggactgaATTTGTACTGCACTAAGACATATGATACAATTTCAAGTTTGACCAGTGACTGATTTGGAGTTATGCGAAATGCAAATTTGTCGTTTCAACATATATAACCAGATTTTAACAGAAAATCTCACTGTGTTAACTTTCCTAAGAACAAAAAGCTCAAGAAAGTTCATAAAAGCTGTCACTAAATGTCACAACATTTTTAAGCTTTCCGCTatgcacacaaacaaagcaCAAGAGCAAAATGAACAAGTTGTAAACAGTCTTAACTTACATTATTCTTGTCTTGATTTTCTTCATGTTTGGAAACGCCTGAATTGATGTCCTCGTGATTTTTAGGCACGTTACCACTACCAAAAATTATATCCGTAAATAAGTAATTCCACTCAATACaataaacaatatataaataagaaaacacatttttctcagcAAAATTCAGTACTTCATTGTTCCTacttaaaactaattttttctttaatttgtaatttaatcCTGACAAtagatatttttatattttgtaattgtttgtttccgtttctggaaaaaacagaacaaatgtacgagaaataagaagaaaaaacaaaacaggctCAGAGTTGTGGCACaagtatataaaaaaagagTTTAAGGTAAGAACAAGTCTATTTCCTGCCAAGGAAAGTACAATGGAGGTAGACAAGTGCAAACTGAGACACAAATACTAATGAGCTAATATACATCACTATTAAGCAGGAGCCAATGAGAGTCTGTGTGAATCTGACTGTGAATTTCAGATTTTCAGATGACAtaccaaggattttttttttttttttttttttttttaaaaaaagcaacttttttttaagcGTACCTTGTTTTGTAGTGTTGAATGAAAGGGTTGGTATCACCTGATGCATCACTGCTGAAGGGGTTAGGGCAGCGAAGATCGCCGAAGCTGTCAGATCGACAGTCACTGTTCACGCTACGGCCGTCCTTTTTCCCTGTCACTCGCTCCAGCAGACTGACCTTctccttcttttccttcttgTCCACTTTGTCCCATGTCATTGACCTGTCGCCCTCAAAAGGGTTGTGATTTCGTGGCAAAGTGGCATACTTGTGTGGCAGGGCTTCAATAATACCAGCAAAGGAGTCGCTGTGCACTTGACTCGCCTCTGCTTTACACTCTGGTACTTCACTCTGGGAGCGCTTATGAGGGGAGAGCGTGCGGCCTGTGAAAACAgtaacaatatttacatttaaaacgtTTCTTCATGCTAAGAAACTGGTACCTCGACACATCTTGAAGCTTTCCATTTTCGGTTTGTTACCTGtatcagtatttattatttatttaattttatggaGTAAGAAAATGCTTAACCTCACTCCTAATGAAAACagatttcagtaaaatgttCAGTATTTATGTTTGTTCTTTCAGAACAACGTTTTCACATCATAATTAATGGATTTATTAACTGTTCAAGCACTTTCTGCTAAAACATCAATCAGTAATTGTTTATCACTGGACATGAGCTGATTTGTGCTTAATTATTTGTCCGACCAATTGACCAACAAaagtgtgtacagtgtgtagtGCTCATATATCAAATTTCATTGCACgacgttttttaaaaaaaaaaaaacgaaacatATTTCTTCACCCAGAATTTAAAGAAGCCTCGTCTTTACTGTCCATCTGAGACAAGCCAGAGACTCGGGTTAAAGAAAGGAACAcagatttgtttctttcttcGAATGATGTGAATCTGTGATGATAAACTTTGTTTACATCAGTTTGCTTCATACTGGCTTTTGCAATGAATTAACATCTTCAGAGTTAGAGTCTTTacacatttcaattaaatttatttgaatgtGAAAACTATATTATCAGAAAGCAAGGATTCAAAAAACACAGATTAAACAGAAATAGGCCCAGGCTCCCATCTTACCGCTCTCTTCAGTGACATTCCTGGACTCATTCTTGGGCCAGGAATGGATCAGGTCAGACATAGACTGGGCGGCTGAGAGCTTCTGTGGACCAAGCAGCTGGGGTCGCTTTTTCTTGGAATTTAGCTGAGTGTCTCCAGCGCTGACACCAGTGCTGAATGGGCTGTCGGCATCACCA harbors:
- the rab11fip2 gene encoding rab11 family-interacting protein 2, which gives rise to MSLSEQSQKWFPTHVQATVLQAKELQPKGKNGTNDAYAIIQLGKEKYSTSVSEKTLNPVWREEASFELPGLLLEGNPEIHELCLIVMHRSLVGMDKFLGQKTINLNDIFDNKERRRTDWFRLESKPGKKRKDRGQIQVSIQFMRNNMTASMFDLSVKEKPRSPFSKLKDRMKGRKHDGLFPDTFSAIVPRSTLGDADSPFSTGVSAGDTQLNSKKKRPQLLGPQKLSAAQSMSDLIHSWPKNESRNVTEESGRTLSPHKRSQSEVPECKAEASQVHSDSFAGIIEALPHKYATLPRNHNPFEGDRSMTWDKVDKKEKKEKVSLLERVTGKKDGRSVNSDCRSDSFGDLRCPNPFSSDASGDTNPFIQHYKTSGNVPKNHEDINSGVSKHEENQDKNNDAKQVCLASYNSMSFPEVVQELIKQKEMVKKKDAHIRELEDYIDDLLVRVMEETPSILRKPYEPKKKAGKFPK